From the genome of Streptomyces sp. NBC_01341, one region includes:
- a CDS encoding GNAT family N-acetyltransferase, giving the protein MSHDPRTVTAAEYPDWLRAVGTGFLRAPSLPGEEEVAWRLARTDLARTQGVFDAGRCVATFRSFAQELTVVGGAAVRADAITAVTVTPTHRRRGLLSRMMAADLAAAKERGDVVASLVAAEYPIYGRYGFGPAAWAAEWEIDVPRAGFDLRRRVPSEGDGGRIELVDGADVRTLGPELHARLAAVQQGVVSRDERWWQRNTGVDVPAFETWTEPFHAVYRSADGEPDGLMTYRADDRWGDGKQPLNKATVAGMVAATPAAERALWEFVCSIDWVTTVRSGHRAPDDLLPLFLPDPRAARLVTLADFLWLRVLDVPRALEARTYGGEGALVMEVRDAAGLAGGRFLLEGSPSGASCTPTTREADLTLDVAELGTLYLGDESPVRLAALGRLDEHRAGAALAADALFRAPRRAWCPDVF; this is encoded by the coding sequence ATGAGCCATGATCCGCGTACCGTGACCGCCGCCGAATACCCCGACTGGCTGCGCGCCGTGGGTACCGGATTCCTCCGGGCGCCGTCGCTGCCCGGGGAGGAAGAGGTGGCCTGGCGCCTGGCCCGGACCGATCTCGCGCGCACCCAGGGTGTGTTCGACGCGGGGCGCTGCGTGGCCACCTTCCGGTCGTTCGCGCAGGAACTGACCGTCGTCGGCGGCGCGGCGGTGCGCGCCGACGCGATCACGGCCGTCACGGTGACCCCCACGCACCGGCGGCGCGGGCTGCTCAGCCGGATGATGGCCGCGGACCTCGCGGCGGCGAAGGAGCGCGGCGACGTGGTCGCGTCACTGGTCGCCGCCGAGTACCCGATCTACGGGCGGTACGGATTCGGGCCGGCCGCCTGGGCCGCCGAATGGGAGATCGACGTCCCGAGGGCCGGTTTCGACCTGCGGCGGCGGGTCCCGTCCGAGGGGGACGGCGGCCGGATCGAACTGGTCGACGGCGCCGACGTGCGCACGCTGGGCCCCGAGCTCCACGCGCGGCTCGCGGCCGTGCAGCAGGGGGTGGTGTCCCGGGACGAGCGCTGGTGGCAGCGGAACACCGGCGTGGACGTGCCCGCGTTCGAGACGTGGACGGAGCCGTTCCACGCGGTCTACCGGTCCGCGGACGGAGAGCCCGACGGGCTGATGACGTATCGCGCCGACGACCGCTGGGGCGACGGGAAGCAACCGCTCAACAAGGCGACGGTGGCCGGCATGGTCGCCGCGACCCCGGCGGCGGAAAGGGCGCTCTGGGAGTTCGTCTGCTCCATCGACTGGGTCACCACGGTGCGCTCGGGCCACCGCGCCCCCGACGACCTGCTGCCCCTGTTCCTGCCCGACCCCCGGGCCGCCCGCCTCGTGACACTGGCCGACTTCCTGTGGCTGCGCGTCCTGGACGTCCCGCGCGCGCTGGAGGCGCGCACGTACGGCGGCGAGGGCGCCCTGGTCATGGAGGTGCGCGACGCCGCGGGCCTGGCGGGCGGCCGCTTCCTGCTGGAGGGCTCACCGTCCGGTGCCTCCTGCACCCCGACGACGAGGGAGGCCGACCTCACGCTGGACGTGGCGGAGCTGGGCACCCTCTACCTCGGCGACGAGTCCCCGGTGCGGCTGGCCGCGCTCGGGCGGCTGGACGAACACCGGGCCGGGGCGGCGCTCGCGGCGGACGCGTTGTTCCGGGCACCGCGACGGGCCTGGTGCCCGGACGTGTTCTGA
- a CDS encoding asparaginase: protein MTSFISPSPSSSSAHPVLAEVVRSGFTEGHHRGSLVVLAADGSVELALGDPAAPVFPRSSNKPMQAAAILRAGLDLSGERLALAAASHSGEDFHLDLVRTMLAEHGLKPDDLQTPPDLPLDPVQAETYLAAGGVREPLTMNCSGKHAAMLAVCVRNGWDTATYLDPAHPLQRLVGEVVAESAGEPVAALGTDGCGAPLMAIGLVGLARAFRTFVLAEPGSAERRVADAMRAHPEYVAGTRRPDTWLMREVPGTLSKMGAEAVQAVALPDGRALAFKIDDGSTRALGPVLARALGLLGVDAPVVARIGSAPLMGGAAEVGEVRAAF from the coding sequence ATGACCTCCTTCATATCCCCGTCACCGTCCTCGTCGTCCGCGCACCCGGTCCTCGCCGAAGTCGTGCGATCCGGTTTCACCGAGGGACACCACCGGGGATCGCTGGTCGTCCTGGCCGCGGACGGGAGCGTGGAGCTCGCGCTCGGCGATCCTGCCGCCCCGGTCTTCCCGCGCTCGTCGAACAAGCCCATGCAGGCCGCCGCGATCCTGCGCGCCGGGCTGGACCTCTCAGGCGAACGGCTGGCGCTGGCCGCCGCGAGCCACTCGGGGGAGGACTTCCACCTCGACCTGGTGCGCACGATGCTCGCCGAGCACGGGCTGAAGCCGGACGATCTGCAGACCCCGCCCGACCTTCCGCTGGACCCCGTCCAGGCGGAGACGTACCTGGCCGCGGGCGGCGTGCGGGAACCGCTCACCATGAACTGCTCCGGCAAGCACGCGGCGATGCTCGCGGTCTGCGTACGCAACGGCTGGGACACCGCCACCTACCTCGACCCGGCCCACCCGCTGCAACGCCTGGTCGGTGAGGTCGTCGCGGAGTCGGCGGGCGAGCCGGTGGCGGCGCTCGGCACGGACGGCTGCGGGGCCCCGCTCATGGCGATCGGCCTGGTCGGGCTGGCCCGGGCCTTCCGCACGTTCGTCCTGGCGGAGCCCGGCTCGGCGGAGCGCAGGGTCGCGGACGCGATGCGCGCACACCCGGAGTACGTCGCGGGCACCCGGCGCCCGGACACCTGGCTGATGCGGGAGGTGCCGGGCACGCTCTCCAAGATGGGAGCCGAGGCGGTGCAGGCGGTGGCGCTGCCCGACGGCAGGGCGCTGGCCTTCAAGATCGACGACGGTTCCACGCGGGCCCTCGGCCCGGTGCTGGCCCGCGCTCTCGGCCTCCTCGGCGTCGACGCACCCGTGGTGGCCCGCATCGGGAGCGCGCCGCTGATGGGCGGCGCGGCCGAGGTGGGGGAGGTCCGGGCGGCGTTCTGA
- a CDS encoding RsiG family protein has protein sequence MTTHGTGPSPGAVPVTCTAGSLRPPVQRNGAPTGLSPVTPPVRLPGAVSVPGQTAGAGLASVRPQAEFGGLRLPDLRTLRRDAQRDEADLSYVRRLVQGRIDILRAELARRSGPESPVVDRLSEILADTPSLHRSSARHVTLTTPRSDEYRQLAADTLAEVGLSDLDARTDEELLTAMGRLVRYERQVSRRRHRLQRTVDDCSAEIARRYRDGEAQVEDLLA, from the coding sequence ATGACCACACATGGAACCGGGCCATCACCCGGTGCCGTACCAGTGACGTGCACGGCCGGCAGCCTCCGGCCACCGGTCCAGCGGAACGGTGCTCCGACCGGCCTGTCGCCCGTGACGCCTCCCGTGCGGCTGCCGGGCGCGGTGTCCGTGCCGGGGCAGACGGCGGGGGCGGGACTCGCCTCCGTACGCCCGCAGGCCGAATTCGGCGGGCTGCGGCTGCCGGATCTGCGCACGCTGCGCCGTGACGCCCAGCGCGACGAGGCGGACCTCAGTTACGTACGCCGTCTGGTCCAGGGCCGGATCGACATCCTGCGGGCCGAGCTGGCCCGCCGTTCCGGCCCCGAGTCGCCCGTCGTGGACCGGCTCTCGGAGATCCTCGCCGACACCCCGTCCCTCCACCGCTCCTCGGCCCGGCACGTCACCCTGACCACGCCGCGCAGCGACGAGTACCGGCAGCTGGCGGCGGACACGCTCGCGGAGGTCGGGCTGTCCGACCTCGACGCCCGTACGGACGAAGAGCTGCTCACCGCGATGGGACGGCTCGTCCGCTACGAGCGGCAGGTCTCCCGGCGGCGTCACCGCCTTCAGCGGACCGTGGACGATTGCAGCGCGGAGATCGCCCGCAGGTACCGTGACGGAGAAGCACAAGTAGAGGACCTGCTCGCCTGA
- the dtd gene encoding D-aminoacyl-tRNA deacylase, giving the protein MRAVIQRVDGASVAVAGGADDAPGSGTVGEIVGEGLCVLVGVTHGDTEEKAAQLARKLWTLRILEGEKSCSDVNAPLLVISQFTLYGDARKGRRPTWNAAAPGEVAEPLVDEVVAQLRALGARVETGRFGADMRVSLTNHGPFTVLIDV; this is encoded by the coding sequence ATGCGTGCAGTGATACAGAGAGTGGACGGCGCGAGCGTCGCCGTGGCGGGCGGCGCGGACGATGCTCCGGGGTCCGGGACGGTCGGCGAGATCGTCGGCGAGGGACTGTGTGTGCTGGTGGGGGTCACTCACGGGGACACCGAGGAGAAGGCGGCGCAGCTCGCCCGCAAGCTGTGGACCCTGCGGATTCTTGAGGGCGAGAAGTCCTGCTCGGACGTGAATGCACCGCTTTTGGTCATTTCGCAGTTCACTCTCTACGGGGACGCCAGGAAGGGCCGCAGGCCCACATGGAACGCCGCCGCACCCGGCGAGGTCGCCGAACCGCTGGTCGACGAGGTCGTGGCACAGCTGCGCGCGCTCGGCGCCCGGGTGGAGACGGGCCGGTTCGGGGCGGACATGCGCGTCTCGCTCACGAACCACGGCCCGTTCACGGTGCTGATCGACGTGTAG
- the ygfZ gene encoding CAF17-like 4Fe-4S cluster assembly/insertion protein YgfZ, with translation MKSPLLSLPGAVPAEGRDEGVAAHYGDLFREQRALADGSGFVDLSHRGVVTVTGDDRLAWLHLLLTQHVSDLAPNQATESLILSANGHIEHALYLVDDGTTVWMHVEPGTQGDLIAYLESMKFFYRVEVADRTEDIAVVHLPAGSIAEAPDGVAVRETAHGRDLFLPRAGLEAFAEAHGPAVGILAYEALRIEAHRPRVGFETDHRTIPHELGWIGTAVHLQKGCYRGQETVARVHNLGKPPRRLVFLHLDGSEVHLPGHGTPVRLAADGEEGRQLGFITTSARHHELGPIALALVKRNVAVDAELIAGDTAAAQETVVEP, from the coding sequence ATGAAGAGCCCCCTGCTGTCCCTGCCCGGCGCCGTCCCCGCCGAGGGGCGCGACGAAGGCGTCGCCGCGCACTACGGCGACCTGTTCCGTGAGCAACGCGCACTCGCCGACGGCAGCGGTTTCGTCGACCTCTCGCACCGCGGTGTCGTCACCGTCACGGGCGACGACCGCCTGGCCTGGCTGCACCTGCTGCTCACCCAGCACGTCAGCGACCTCGCGCCGAACCAGGCCACCGAGTCGCTGATCCTCTCCGCGAACGGGCACATCGAGCACGCCCTCTACCTGGTCGACGACGGCACGACGGTATGGATGCACGTCGAGCCGGGGACCCAGGGCGATCTGATCGCGTACCTGGAGTCGATGAAGTTCTTCTACCGCGTCGAGGTCGCCGACCGCACCGAGGACATCGCCGTCGTCCACCTGCCCGCCGGTTCCATCGCCGAGGCCCCGGACGGCGTCGCCGTGCGCGAGACGGCGCACGGCCGCGACCTGTTCCTCCCCCGGGCCGGCCTGGAGGCGTTCGCGGAGGCCCACGGCCCGGCCGTGGGCATCCTGGCGTACGAGGCGCTGCGCATCGAGGCGCACCGGCCGCGCGTGGGCTTCGAGACCGACCACCGGACCATCCCGCACGAGCTGGGCTGGATCGGCACCGCCGTGCACCTCCAGAAGGGCTGCTACCGGGGCCAGGAGACGGTCGCCCGCGTCCACAACCTGGGGAAGCCCCCGCGCCGCCTCGTCTTCCTGCACCTGGACGGCAGCGAGGTCCACCTGCCGGGGCACGGCACCCCGGTCCGGCTCGCCGCGGACGGCGAGGAGGGCCGGCAGCTCGGCTTCATCACGACGTCCGCCCGCCACCACGAGCTGGGCCCGATCGCCCTGGCGCTGGTGAAGCGGAACGTCGCCGTGGACGCGGAGCTGATCGCGGGTGACACCGCGGCGGCACAGGAGACGGTCGTCGAGCCGTAG
- a CDS encoding Fur family transcriptional regulator: MVSTDWKTDLRQRGYRLTPQRQLVLEAVDELEHATPDEILGEVRRTAAGVNISTVYRTLELLEELGLVSHAHLGHGAPTYHLADRHHHIHLVCRDCSDVIEAEVDVVEDFTAKLRSTFGFETDMKHFAIFGRCAACTAKADRDGSPPDTGGER; this comes from the coding sequence GTGGTGAGCACCGACTGGAAGACGGATCTTCGGCAGCGCGGCTACCGGCTGACGCCTCAGCGACAGCTCGTCCTGGAGGCGGTCGACGAGCTGGAGCACGCGACCCCCGACGAGATCCTCGGTGAGGTGCGCCGGACGGCAGCCGGGGTGAACATCTCCACCGTCTACCGGACCCTGGAGCTCCTCGAGGAGCTGGGTCTGGTCAGCCACGCCCACCTCGGACACGGCGCCCCGACCTACCACCTGGCCGACCGCCATCACCACATCCACCTGGTCTGCCGGGACTGCTCGGACGTCATCGAGGCCGAGGTCGACGTCGTGGAGGACTTCACCGCCAAGCTGCGGAGCACGTTCGGTTTCGAGACCGACATGAAGCACTTCGCGATCTTCGGGCGCTGCGCCGCCTGCACGGCGAAGGCGGACCGGGACGGTTCCCCGCCGGACACCGGCGGCGAGCGGTAG